The genomic window TGGAAATAGCAAACAAAATATACATCAACCAGGAAGAAGAGGcacagagaaagcaagaaagaaaaaccagaaatagaaacaaagagaCAACTCAATTTATAGCTGCTGCACTAGCAGAAAGTAACCCTGGATTTGCTAGAGAGAGTGGCCGAGGCAGAGGCCGAGGAACGAGGCAGACAAGATCGGGAGATGAAAGCTGGTCCCGGCTGGACAGGAACCAATGTGTAAGGTGCAGGCAAATGGGCCATTGGAAAGATAAGTgcccagaaaaggaaaaggatggaGATGATGGTCAATGGTGTAACACCCGAGTGTGGCATTCAGTTGCTAGTCATGGTGCTTTAAAGGCAGATCCTGATCTGATCAGCCTAGTGGGGGCCGAGAACTTTGAGGACTGAGACAGACCAGGCTCCATCTTTTTAGGCCCTGGGGAGCCTATGGTCTCTATGGAAATAGGGAGTCAATTAATGGATTTTTTTGGTCGATACTGGTGCTGATTTCTCTGTGGTAACTCATCCAATTAGCACCACCACAAAGAACTGTGCTACTATTGTAGGGGCTACTGGGGCCAAAGAAAAGAGACCTTTTTGTAAATCCAGGCGATGTGTTACTGGGGGACAAGAAGTGCAGCATGAGTTTCTGTATATGCCAAATTGTCCAGTGCCCTTGTTGGGGGGAGACTTACTCCAGAAACTGCAGGCACAAATTTCCTTTACACCTAAAAGGAATATGACCCTGGAGATAGGGAAGCCAAAGGCAATGGTATTGACTCTAACTGTCCCAAGAACTGAGGAATGGCGGCTCTATGAACTGTGTACCAGGAGGCTGCCAGAGCCAGACCTACGCAATATGTGGGGAATGCTTTTCAAGGTACCAGGTGTATAGGCTGAGGACAACACCCCTGGACTTGCTGCAAACAGATCCCCGGTGGTAGTAGAGTTTAACTCTCATGCTGCCCTGGTATGGGTCCATCAATACCCGCTATCCAGAGAGGCAATTGAAGGCATAATGAAACATCTAAATCAGCTCTATGAACATTGGATTATAGTGAAATGCAAGTCCTCCTGGAATACTCCTCTGCTGCCTGTGTGCAAATCAAATGGTGAATACAGGCCAGTGCAGGATCTCCGGGCGGTAAACAAGGCCACTCTCACTATCCATACCATAGTACCCAACCCATACACAATATTGGGACAGACTCCTGCTGAGGCCACGTGGTTCACGTGTCTGGACTTAAAGGACGCTTTCTTTTGCTTGAGGCTTGCTCCCCAAAGTCAGCCTACATTTGTTCTCCAGTGGGGGCTGGACAAGTCTGCCACAAGGGTTTAAGAATTCTCCCACTATCTTCCAGGAGGCTGTGGCTACCGATCTTGAGGTTTTTGCGCCACCTAGTGACAATTATGTGCTATTACAACACATTGATGATATGCTATTTGCCGCCCCCACGAGGGAGGAATCACTTCAAGGAACAGAGAGACTTCTTCACCTGCTGTGTGAAGCTGGTTATAAAGTGTTCAAGGAGAAGGCAAAAGTCTGTTTTCATGAGGTTGGATATCTAGGATTCATGGTATCCCAAGGCCAGCGCAGGCTTGGAAGTGCACGCAAGGAGGCTGTGTGCACTGCCCACCCCAGTTACAAGGTGGCAGGTCACGGAATTTCTACGCGTGGCAGGATTCGGCCGAATCCGTATTCCAAACTTCTCCCTTATAACAAGGCCCTTGTATGAGGctataaaaggaaaggaaagaaagcccCTCCTATGGCAAAAGGAACAGGAAAAGGCTTTCAAGGATATAAAGGAAGCTCTCATCCAGGCCCCGGCACTAGGGTTGCCAAATGTAAAAAAGCCctttttttgtatgtggatgaatgaaaaggaatggcaGTTGGAATCTTAACTCAGTTCTTGGGCTCTTGGCATCGGCCGGTAGCATACTTATCCAAAAGACTGGACTTGGTGGCTTTAGGTTGGCCCCACTGCCTCAGGGCATTGGCAGCTACCACAATCCTTATAGAAGATGCCAACAAGCTGGCCCTAGGTCAGAGGTTAATAGTTCAGGTGCCACATGCTGTAGTCACCTTAATGGAGCAAAGAGGACATGGTTGCTGTCCAACTCTAGAATGCTAAAGTATTAAGGGCTTCTATGTGAAAATCCCCAGATAACACTAGAGAATGTAAATACCTTGAACCCAGCTACCCTGCTGCCTGTGGAGGACCCCAGTTGGAAGGATGCTGGGTTGCCTCACTCCTGGCAGGACCTTCCCCTTGGAGAGCCCAGATGTTAAATACTTCACTGATGGTAGCAGTTTCATAACAGATGGGGTGAGATATGCAGAATATGCAGTACTGACCCAACACTCAGTGGTTGAGGCTCAAGCCTTACCTTCTGGGACTTCCGCTAAGAAGGCTGAATTAATAGCATTAACCAGAGAACTGTTACTGGCCAAGGGGAAGAAAGTAAACATATATACTGACTCAAAATATGCTTTTGCAACCCTGCACGCCCATAGGGCAATATACAGAGAGAGGACTTTTGACtactgaaggaaaataaataaaaaataaagaggaaattttGCAATTATTAGAAGACATATGGGCTCCAGAGAAGGTGGCTGTCATTCATTGCAAAGGACACCAAATCAGGAAAAGCTATGAGGTGCAGGGCAACAGAAAGGCAGACTGAGAGGCTAGGCGGGCAGCAATGAGCAAGGCTTTACCTGAAGAAAGAACTCTAGCAATGCCCCTCTTTTTAGAGCCTCCATTGCCGGAGGTACCCAATTACTCTTCAAGTGAAAAAGTTTGGTTTTGTCAGGAAGCAGGGAAATATATTAAAGGTGGATGGTGGCTGTTCTCTGATGGGTGGCTAGCCATCGCAGGACAGTAGCCTCAAGGTTTGTGAAGCAGATCTATCAAGGAACACATATTGGAAGGACTGCCCTAGAGACTTTGATAGGTCGACACTTCTATGTGCCATGGCTATCCGCCATCACACGTGCTGTTTGCGAACAATGTCTATCCTGTGCCTGAAATAAGCCAAAACGAGGACCTACTTGACCCCCAGGAATTCAGGAAATGGGAGCTGTGCCTTGTGAGAACCTGCTTGTAGACTTTACTGTGTTGCCTCGAGCAGGAGGTTACCCGTATATGCTAGTGTTTCTTTGCACCTTCTCAGGGTTGGTTGAGGCCTTCCCCATCAGGACTGAAAAGGCATGAGAGGTGACAAAGGTGCTATTGAAAGACATCATACCAAGGTTTGAATTGCCTTTAACCCTAGGATCAGACAATGGTCCTGCATTTGTGGCAGAAGTAGTACTACAGCTGACTCAGCTTTTAAAGATCAAATGGAAACTGCACACAGCCTACCGACCACAGAGTTCAGGGAAGGTGGCAAGAATGAACGGCACACTCAAACAGCTACTAAAAAAGTTTTGCCAGGAAACTCACGATGGGATCAGGTCTTGCCCATGGTCCTCCTCCAGGTCAGGTGTACACCGACAAAACAAACTGGGTATTCACCCTATGAAATATTGTTCGGAAGGCCACCCCCAATCCTTAATCAAATTAGAGGGGATTTAAAGGAGTTAGGAGAGCTAACCCTTCAAAAACAGATGCAGGCTTTAGGAGTGGCAATGCAGGAGGTGCAAGGCTGGAAGGGAAAGAATACCTATAAGTCTAACAGACCCAGTGCATCTACATAAACCAGGGACTCTGTCTAGATGAAAAGGTGGAATCCAACAGCCCTGGGGCCCTTATGGGATGGGCCCCATATTGTGATCATGTCTACTCCCACTGCTGTTAAAGTTGCAGGTGCCACACCTTGGATTCACCATAGCCGGCTAAAACCAGCGGCAGCAGTGACTCCCAACAACCAGTGGACTAGCCAACAAGACCCAGATCGCCCCACCGAAACAGTCCTACAGCAAAACCCAACTACCGGTAAGGACAACTGCCTTGCTCTGACCACACCGGAGGCTGGTCAGTCTACGCATGGCTGAAGCTTGAGGATCCTGCAAGCTCTGCTCTAGTCACATCCCAGAAGCTGACTAGTCTATGCACAGCCAAAGCTAAGAGGACCACCTCTGGATAAGTAAATGTGGATACAATTTATAAACCTAGTTATAATTCTGTCAATACTGATTGTTCCGTTGTTATGTTATTACTGCAAATGCTGCAAATGTCTATGCCCAGAGGAAAGTTTGCCATGCCCGTGTGGAGTATAAGCACGTTTCTATTACATACACTGATGTGGTTACCATTTCTGCCTATACTAAAAGGGGAGAAATCTCTAGAAGGATGCCCACATTGTGTACACACTACCTGCGTAAGGAATACCATAGTTAAAACTCTACTGGACCATACCTACTATGAATGCACAGGAACCAAGTTAGGAACCTGCACATACAACCAGACCACCTATTCAGTCTGAGATCCAGGAAATAATCAGCTATATGTAGGTTATGACCCTAAGCTCTTATCCTATGAATTCTGGCTTGAGATACATATTAAatcaaagggagaaaaagaaggagagcTTATAGCTCCAACCAAAGAAGCCCCTCCCTCCTTTAAAGGGCCTATTTCCTTGTACTTTGATGCCTGCCATGCCACATATGTTCATAACCTTAAAAAACCAGAAGCAGTCTGCAATGGTTTGACACAAGAGAGGCTTAGCAGCAGCATTCCTAAACATCTTTATGGGGAACCACAAATCAGATGCCCAGACTGTAACATTCAGTGGTCTACACTAACACAGCTCCAACACTTATATTCAGGATGGACTGCTCTGCTAAGTAGTATGTCAGTCAAACCAAACTGTAAGACAAGGACATgcaattctttaaattttactatCTTAAAGCCAGAGCTACCTTTTTGGTCTACAGGACAGACAGCACTATTACGAGTTGATAGACAAGGAGCAGGCCTTGGAGTTCCACTACTAATTGTCAAAAAGACTAGAAGGGCTCAAATGTGTCCAATCCTGCAATTCAGGTctgtaaatcattctataaacATTTTGATCAGCCAGTGCCTGAGCTTCCCCCATCAATCAAAAACATATTTACTCAACTAGCTGAAAACATAACTGGCAGCTTAGGAATTTCCTCATGCTGTGTATGTGGAGGAACTAATATGGGGGACCAGTGGCCATGGGAGGCAAAGGAATTAATGCCACAAGATAACTTCACTTTGCCTAACCCTGCCAGTGAACCAACAGCCTCAGCCAGTGTTTGGTTGTTAAAAACTTCCATAATTGGAAAGTACTGTATCGCCCGATGGGAATGGGCTTTCACAGAGGCAGTAGAAGAAACAACCTGCCTAGTACAACAATACTATGATGAGACTAAAATCAAAACTCTATGGGGAAATGCCCAGAACGACTCCTACTTACCAGATACAAACGCTTTGTCTCCATTCTCTACTCTAAGCCATTTTTGGCATCAGCTAGAGGCTCCAAATACTTGGAAGGCATCCTCTGGCCTATATTGGATCTGTGGAGCACAGGCCTATTGGCAACTGCCAGCTAAATGGATAGGGCCATGTGTGTTAGGAACAATCAAGCCATCCTTCTTTCTAATTCCTCTAAAGCAAGGAGAACTCTTAGGATATCCAGTTTATGAcgaaaataaaagaagaactaGAAGAAGCATAAtcacaaaaatagacacaaatatCAAAAAGGGTATGGACATAGGAAACTGTAAAGATAATGAATGACCTCCTGAAAGAATCATTAAATACTATGGGCCACCTACCTGGGCACAAGATAGGTCATGGGGTTACTGCACCCCAATCTATATGCTCAACCGCATCATAAGGTTGCAGGCAGTCCTTGAAATTATAAACAATGAAACATCAAGGGCACTAGATTTATTGCTAATACAAGCAACACAGATGAGAAATGCTATATATCAAAATAGATTAGCTTTAGATTACCTCTTAACCTCAGAAGGAGGAGTATgtggaaattttaatttaaccAACTGTTGCCTAGAAATCAATGATAATGGCCGAGCTACTATGGAAATCACAGCTAGAATGCGCGAGTTGGCCCATGTTCTAGTTCAGATTTGATCCGGGTGGTCCCTGGATTCATTGTTTGAAGGATGGTTCTCAACCTTTGGAGGATTCAAAACCCTCATTGGTAGGTTCTTGCTTATTCTTGGCaactgcctcatcctccctagcCTTTTACCCCTGTTTATCGGGAGTATTTAGTCAACTGTAGAGGCAATAGTAACCCGACACACTACCGCACAGTTGATGGCATTAACCAAATATCAGCCACTGCCAGTAGAAGCAGCTCAGCTCCGCGAAGAGGTGGCAAATAGTGGTGCTTTCTATTAACACCTTTGTTATAAAAAGCACCAAAGGGGGGAATGgaacaggaaaataaattgaagaatgTGTAAGCAGAAACTCCGTTGTTATGTGAGAAAACCCAATTccccctgagaaagagaaagagttggaatcctttaaaaattaactgcctgtttttctgtggctagtgagccttatctctcctcctttcccaggcattgtgaagaccctgtttccctagctgtgcagctgcaagtTCACTAGACAGATAAGTcgtaaaacatgtttttccttgaaaagtaagaaatgctGTAATGCATGTCTCAATTAATTGAGTAACTGCCTTTTTTCTCACTTCTGTACTATGCTTCCCCCTGCACAGATCTCCCCCAACCGAatgaaatgcttaaaaggtaacttAACTCTTAgttcagggctcagtcctttggatgttaatctTACTGGGCCAGTAcacctaaataataaatatcctccTGAATCTCATCAGTCTCTCTGATTCCTTATAAATCCCGCTACACTATGAGAACCTACATCTCAATGGTCAGGCATTGATCAGACATTGTGGCAATCCCCACATTTCTTGCCACAGGGCCCTGTAAACACAGCAGCCAACAAAGGTTTACTGAGTGAAGTACATACAGGTACAAAAAGACTTATAGAACcattattttcacaataaaacaTCTTGCCCCTGTTGTCCACTGCCAGAGAATAACCATCATCTCTCTTCTTTCAAGGACCCTTGTAAATAAACACATACAAACTGACAGAAGCAGGAAATGTGAGGCAGCATGTTTAATCATCTCCATCTATTCAAAAACCCCATGAGATAGTTAtcattgttattcccattttacagatgagaaaactaacaCAAACGGAGAGTGATCAAGTGAGATTAGCCAGCTAGCAACAGGAAGCAAAGCAAAATTTCAGATTCCAGCAGTTTAGCTCCAGGAAGAGCCAGCCTGAGGAGGAGACATCTCAGTTAAAATCAGAAAGAGGCTGTTAAATGGTCATCCCTTCCCATCTCTTTGAACGTGAATTGGTCAAATATTTTCTAGCTGTTTTCTTACCCATCCTCTGGGAACATGAGGTATGATGCGTGCACTCATCCATTAGGATCAGTCGTTGAGGTGACCGGAACCCACAGTACATGTAGGGGCCCACAAAACAGTttaatttcttatataaaatgagGTTGATGAAAAGGGTCATTGTGCAAGCAAAAATAGAGTGAGTCACTCAAATGATTGAGGATAGGTTCTATGGTTAAAACCTACTCTCTATATTCAGGACATTAACAAGTCCTGCAGTATCTACAAAACACTTCTTAAAGGAAGAATCTTAGAGCACTCAATCTGTCCTGGCTGTGTTTATttgacaataaataaaatgtatttattcctaAACAAGAACTCAGAAAGATACCTGTAGAAAAGGGCAGGAGTAGAGGAAAAGAGGGCTATGCAGCAGcaggaaagaagggaaatcaCTGCAGGTCCACAGCACCAGCTCAGCACAGAAGGTAAGTGCACATTTGTAATGGGTCTGTAGCCAGAGACATAGCAGAAGCTGCACTATCCACAGTCACAACCAAAGGCAAAGGAAGGATGTCCTGCAATTTTAGAGATCTTGGCTgcagctgggaatggtggctcacacctgtaatcccagcactttgggaggccgaggtgggtggatcacttggggccagcagttccagaccagcccagccaacatggtgaaaccctgtctctactaaaaatacaataattaccCAGGTGTGCTgttgcgcacctgtagttccaggtactcgggaggctgaggcactgagTACCTGCACAATACATGCAAACACCCACCCCATCCTACTCCCCGGCCCCCTGCCTTACTCCCCCCCTCCACCCTACGCCCCTCGCCCTACTCTCCCTGCCCTACTCCCCTCTGCCCTACTCCCCCCCCCCCCGTCCTACTGCCCCCGCTCCAACACATGCTCTCCCGTGCCCAAGGCAAGGCCAAGCCCCTGAGGCACGCGCATCTCAGCAGGCCCAACCCACAGCAAATAGTGGGAAGAGGAAAGGCAAGAGAGGAGGTTTCTAAGTGGATACACTGTTACTGAATCTAGgtacccagaagatggaggttgtagtgagcccagatagtgccactgcattccagagacagagcgagactgtctaaaaaaaaaaaaaaaaaaaaaaagaaagaaagaaagaaagaaaagcaatctCGGATGCTCTAAGCATTGTGCATGTTTCTACCCTTGCACTTTGATGTGGATTCATTACTAAGAATTAATAGTGGACTTTCTCAAGGAGTGTGCTGCATTTTTACATAGTGCATTTGCGCAGCCCACAAGCTTTGCAAATCCAGGCCCAAGCTCCTGTTCCTGGAGACCTAGGAAGCATGAAGCTAGTGCGAAATCTCCCTTATCGCCAGAAAATGGGCTTGCACAATTCAGCACAGCAGCTTCCCCAAGTTCCACACTCACGCATGCGTGTCTACAGCACAACGCATGCAAGCACCCACCCCATCCTACTCCCCCTCCCACGCCctactcctccctcccccacaccctACTACCCCGCTTACtcctccaccccctgcccccgccacccccctccccccaccacccccctccccccaccacccccctcccccaccaccaacACGTGCTCTCCCTCATCCATGGCAAGGCCAAGCCCCTGACACATGCGCACCTCACCAGGCCCAACCCACAGCAAATAACAGGAAGCAGAAAAGCAAGAGAGGAGGTCTCTAAGTGGATACACTGTTGCTGAGTCTAGACGCCAGAAGAAACTTCCAGGCGGTGACTCACAGTTCTAGCACTGCCTAGGAGATCGTGGTGGCCTCAGCTCAGAATCTGCAGAAACGCACAGCTCCATCCACACCACTCGGTATGGAGCCTCTGGACCAGTGCAGCCAGTATATCACCAGCTTGCTCAGCCTTGGAATCGACGATGAGAAAGAACTACAGGGTCAGTACCTGGATGGGACACATGCTTTTGCGAACTCAGGAAACCGAGGTTCCCTGGGAGAGGCGAGTCGACTGGATGATGCCCTTGCACTACCACTGCTCTCAGAGTGCAGCCCCTCACTGCCTCCTTCCAACACCCTCAGGACCAATGCCTTGATCTTTCTCTTGGGGTTTCTACTTTTCCAGATATGAATGCTGCGGTGCTGTCGCTTACTGAAGAAgtcagagaggaggaagagtaTGCACAGCCTGAGCCTGAGCAAGGCACAGAAGCAGCAGGAGAAAAGTTAAAGTCAGCAGGAACCCAAGGCGGAGAAGAAAAAGATGGCGGCAGCACAGGAGCTCCTGGCTACCAATGGGAAGGAAACCTTGAGGGCAGCAGCGGCAGCGATGGCGACGATGAGGCCAGCGACCAGAGCGAGGAGGAACCCGGGCAGCAGGATTGGCGCCCACAGGGCGCCGTCGGGGGGCTGGAGCCTGGCAACGCGCAGCAGCCCAACGTCCACGCCTTCACCCCATCGCAGCTGCAGGAGCTGGAGCGCATTTTCCAACGCAAGCAGTTCCCCAGCGAGTTCCTGCGGTAAGCCCATTGCTCTGGTTGGCGCGCGGTTTGCAGGGAGCACGTGCTGCTCCAGGGCGGCGTTTGGCTTTCCCCTAGTCCCTCTCCTACCCTCTTCCCCTCCTGAACCAAAACCCGTCTGGGGCCTGGTGTCGCTGCCGTCCCCTCCCTGCAGACCCCTGGCACCTAGTGGGTTCTGTAGTGGGGCTATGCCTATTAGGCATCATGCAGAATTTAAATGAACCAAGTTGGGCAACTTTGGGCTGAGGTCAGTTATGATAAATAGCTCccatcccagctgaggcagaaataaagatgaggAGATTAAGGTTCTGTACAGCAAGTGCAGGGTCGCATTCTGACCTTATTTAAAATTCTGAGAAGTCTGTCGTTCGTCTGGGTTTCCTTTGGTGTTAATTTTTCTAAGTTTCAAATAGTCAGTTAGAACGTCATTTATATTGGTTAACGATTTTTTTTGTTatgggtttttttcatttttttatttttttgagaaagagtctcactgggacacccaggctggagtgcaatggtgcgatctcagctcactgcaagctctgcctcccagattcaagagattatcctacctcagcctcccaagtagctgggattacaggcgccagccaccacgcccggctaatttttgtatttttagtagagacggggtttcaccatattggccaggctggtctcaaactcctgacctcaagtgatcctcctgcctcagcctcccaaagtgctggcattacaggcgtgagccaccgccctgaTTTTTTTGGCATCTCCTTTATTTGTGGCGTGAGAGAAATGTTCCTAATGTAAGGCTCAGCTGGGTGTTACAGAACAGCCTACTGGGTGTGGGAAGTtggtagaataaaaaattaaacacaagaATGCAACGACACCCACAACTCCAAATGCTGAACATGTGTGGTTTCTTCCATAGAAGGAGGCTGGCAGGAAGCATGAATGTGACTGAATTTGCAGTGCAGGTCAGTAAACCGAAAAAGCAATCGGGCAGGGAAGCCATTCTAAAACCTGCTTCAGGGCTTGGACACAACTTTGACACAGACATTGTCATCTTGGTGTTTTTGTGGCCTTTTTCATGTATAGGCAATGAGGTCTGAACTTTGGGATCTTTGTGGCTGGAAAATGCGATAAGGAAAGCTCAGCTTGTGGAAATTTCCCATTACCAGAGGGAACATGACAatccatggaaaaaaaaattggtactgaaccatttcctttattccttgtgtataaaatatattatacacttgaataaattataaacatataaatatatgtattccaaattacaaatatatataacatataacagtataaattaaatatagcataatatataatattcaacTCCTTTAGGTAGCACTTCCATGTGAAGGCATCCTGGGGTTTTCTGACATGGGGATTATTCAAATTAATGCTCCAAAGAGCTCCATTaaactaaattatttaatatatttaaaaccaaGCATAAACTCCTTGGTTAAGAATTTATAAATGTTTAGGGATTGGGGTAAAGGAATAATTCACAACCAGAATGTATGTTTCCTTAAGCTGAGACTgatggggagggatagcataaAGTTCAAGTGCCTGGCCCTCCTACTATTGTTCTTAAGTATTTGGTAATGCCTTGTAGAGAGTGGCAgctctaaattttaattttctggaatACTTTGATATGGCAGCCTGAAAACATTGCTGACATAGTTGGTTTTGCATTATGGTAGAGATAGCGAAAAGGTTTGCAACCTTTGCAAGTTTATCTAGAAACCAAAACAAACTACAAgatcattttttcataaatttccaAGCTAAGGATGGAAGCGTTAGGCAAGAATTGTATACAGTCACACTCATGGCttagggaaactgcccccattcAACTTTTGAAACTGCCAAATGCATcagtgaatatttctttttttttttttttgagacggagtctcgctctgtcgcccaggctggggtgcagtggcgcgatctcggctcactgcaagctccgcctcccgggttcacgccattctcctgcctcagcctctccgagtagctgggactacaggcgcccgccaccacgcccggctaattttttttgtatttttagtagagacggggtttcaccgtggtctcgatctcctgacctcgtgatccgcccgcctcggcctcccaaagtgctgggattacaagcgtgagccaccgtgcccagccgtgaATATTTTCTTGAGCAATTTCTAGCATTTAAgagattttttgtttcttccagtTTGTTGTACTAATAGGAAGAGATGTGTTTTGTGGAATGTGTTGATAGTGGGGGATGGCTCTCAGGTCAGGCTAGACTCTTACCTGTGGCAATTTGaaatagctttttatttatttgctcaggCTGTGATAAGAAATTTGTAGGTCAATGGATCCAAAGGAGTAtttgcaaaaaaggaaaaaaagaaagaaaaatcggGATGACCTTAATAGCTTTTCTGCAGAGCTCATGTGTGTGAGTGCAGTGAGGGAACTATGCTGCGGTTCTGCCAATGGTGACATGTAGAAAAGCAGCCTGACAAAATGGGGCACTGAGTGTTGGCATCCTATTGCCCTCCATTTTCTCAGGCAGGCAATGCCAATTTGGGGGAGATGAAATATTGACGTTTTGGTGAATTGCCTTTCCCCTCCCTGGGTTTACATAGCATTCACTCAATGCAGTTCTGAAGGCAAAAGGACCACTCTCACTCAGCAAATAAGGAAAAAGGCATGATGTTCTCATCTATTGCCAAACATTTCAGCATgaatatttccaaaaattttaaatagatgttTCCTCCCTCTGTTTTGTAAAGATAGTAAGGG from Nomascus leucogenys isolate Asia chromosome X, Asia_NLE_v1, whole genome shotgun sequence includes these protein-coding regions:
- the RHOXF2 gene encoding rhox homeobox family member 2, with translation MEPLDQCSQYITSLLSLGIDDEKELQDMNAAVLSLTEEVREEEEYAQPEPEQGTEAAGEKLKSAGTQGGEEKDGGSTGAPGYQWEGNLEGSSGSDGDDEASDQSEEEPGQQDWRPQGAVGGLEPGNAQQPNVHAFTPSQLQELERIFQRKQFPSEFLRRRLAGSMNVTEFAVQIWFENRRATWRRHQRALMARNMPPLMVVGQPAMVTTVEAIMAPFSVSGMTDGYFWGHSHPSSLFFPMSPFPPLSLPLPLMFLPPMLLTPMPPPDQAQFGPFPFVIAPSFTFPNV